The Candidatus Thermoplasmatota archaeon DNA segment CGGCGCGCGACGACGTCCGCCAGCTCGAATGGAGCCGTCCGGGCGTCGCGGAGCTCGACACGGCGACCGTCTTCACGGGCGCCCGCGCGGTTCAGCTCAACCTCTCCATCACGGGCGACGGCGATGGCGACCCGTCCACCTTCTCGACGAAGGACAACACCATCGCGATCCTCGACACCGGGTTCTCGCAGCACCGCGACCTCGTGGGCAAGGTCCTCGCGTTCGTCGACCTCGGCGACGAGAACCATGACGAGCACTACGACGGCGCCACCCACGGCACGCACGTCGCCGGCATCGCCGTGGGAACCGGAGCCGCGAGCAACGGCACGTTCGCGGGGGTCGCGCCCGGCGCCTCGATGGTCGGGCTCAAGATCACCGGCGCGAAGAACCCGGACACGCAGGCGAACGCGATCGCGGCCTATGAATGGGTCGTAAAGAACCGCGACGTCTACGGCATCCGGATCGCGACGATGAGCTTCGGCTTCGGAACGACCAAGGACGGAACGAGCGCCCTCGAGCGCGCCGTCGATGCCGCCTGGGACGCGGGGATCGTGACGTTCAAGAGCAACGGCAACTCGGGTCCCGACCCTTCGACGACCACCATTCCCGGAGGCGCCCGCGGCATCATCTCGGTCGGGAACATGCTCGACCCCTCCCGCTCGCCGCTCCGCCTGACCCTTCCCGGCGGCGTCGTCAGCCAGGAGTTCGGCGCCATGTACGGATTCTCGCTCACAGCCTCCTCGAGCCGCGGCCCCACGGCCGACGGGCGCGTGAAGCCCGACCTCGCGGCGCCCGGCACGCGCATCAACGCGGCCGACGCCGAGAAGGACAACGGCTACACCGAGAAGACGGGCACCTCGATGGCCGCGCCGTTCGCGGCCGGCACCGCCGCGCTCGTTCTCGCCGCGAACCCGGCGCTTGAGCCCGACGCGGTGCGCGAGATCCTCACCGCGACCGCCGAGGACTGGGGCGCGCCCGGCCCCGACAACGAATACGGCGCGGGCCGCATCGACGTCCTGAAGGCCGTGCGCCTCGCGGCGGAGCGCGCCGACCGGCCGACGCCCGAGGTCGAGACGCCGCCCGTGCCGGCGCACGTCACGAAGGCGGGCTCCTGGACGACGCCCGTGGCGACCGGGACCTTCCCGGTCAAGAACGCGACGGGCAAGCCCCTGGGCGCGACGCTCATCGCGACCGGCGGCGTCATCCTCCAGCTCGAGATCCTGGACCCGTCCGGCGAGCCGCTCGCGCACATCTCGGGCCCGTTCGGCCTCGGGACGCGCCATGCCACGGTCGGGTTCCTCCCCGAACGGGACGGCGAATACGGCTTCCGCGCCGTCGGGACTCCGACCGCCACGTGGACGCTCGACGTCAGCGAGGGGCAGGTCCCCTCGACGATCCTCGGCGCCATCGGCGAAGGGCTCGAGGAGATCCTGCCCGCGAACAAGTCGATCCCCGCCCCCGCGCCCGCGCTCGCGCTCGCGATCCTC contains these protein-coding regions:
- a CDS encoding S8 family serine peptidase — its product is MRRLSLVLALALVALPILTASAAPTPLTAPPPLAPLAAPPASDAAAREAVRLLPRATAVNDADGNKVFDDLERAFLAAPAIDVLVSFVARADATRLTPALERAHGFEAHRTFTIVPAFAARLTLPQVLALAARDDVRQLEWSRPGVAELDTATVFTGARAVQLNLSITGDGDGDPSTFSTKDNTIAILDTGFSQHRDLVGKVLAFVDLGDENHDEHYDGATHGTHVAGIAVGTGAASNGTFAGVAPGASMVGLKITGAKNPDTQANAIAAYEWVVKNRDVYGIRIATMSFGFGTTKDGTSALERAVDAAWDAGIVTFKSNGNSGPDPSTTTIPGGARGIISVGNMLDPSRSPLRLTLPGGVVSQEFGAMYGFSLTASSSRGPTADGRVKPDLAAPGTRINAADAEKDNGYTEKTGTSMAAPFAAGTAALVLAANPALEPDAVREILTATAEDWGAPGPDNEYGAGRIDVLKAVRLAAERADRPTPEVETPPVPAHVTKAGSWTTPVATGTFPVKNATGKPLGATLIATGGVILQLEILDPSGEPLAHISGPFGLGTRHATVGFLPERDGEYGFRAVGTPTATWTLDVSEGQVPSTILGAIGEGLEEILPANKSIPAPAPALALAILAGLALAMGRRRIA